From Calothrix sp. PCC 6303, a single genomic window includes:
- a CDS encoding GNAT family N-acetyltransferase → MAPLLPQNLSVAIRPVQYRDLDSIDRLNQESFTACTPEGEGSDKQQMQWLRRWYGLLKFASWFPNPLRYRLCAYVAEQGRVLLGMIKVSPFNRTRSTWRVDQVLLERGQARLGVGSQLLRYCFESILEARTWILEVNINDKDALALYRKNGFQRLAEITYWEITPELLSDLAQSEPDLPNLLPVSNADAQLLYQLDTASMPPLVRQVFDRQTHDFKTTFFEALTHAAKQWLNQVEVVSGYVFEPQRKAAIGYFEIVLHRKGKAAHTATLTVHPAYTWLYPELLSQLAHVVQEFPKQSLKIASADYLPEGEEYLERIGANRIEHTLIMSRSVWHKVRESKFVSLEGIQLPEMLQGLQPARKPIPGGMSWQEPKNKLKEQIIKKNSVNNSVMFPYKPCNVELSTGNSEVPQGQQEPRSGS, encoded by the coding sequence ATGGCTCCATTATTACCCCAAAATCTCAGCGTTGCTATCCGACCAGTACAATACCGGGACTTGGATAGTATTGATCGCCTCAATCAAGAGTCCTTTACAGCTTGTACTCCAGAGGGAGAAGGCTCTGATAAGCAGCAAATGCAGTGGCTGCGTCGTTGGTATGGCTTGCTAAAATTTGCAAGTTGGTTCCCCAATCCGCTGAGATACCGTTTGTGCGCTTATGTTGCCGAACAGGGACGGGTGCTGTTGGGGATGATTAAAGTCTCACCGTTCAACCGCACGCGTAGTACCTGGAGAGTAGATCAGGTTCTTCTCGAAAGGGGTCAGGCACGCTTGGGGGTAGGTTCACAACTTTTACGCTACTGCTTTGAGTCAATTTTAGAAGCCCGAACTTGGATTCTTGAAGTCAATATTAATGATAAGGATGCTTTAGCTCTTTATCGTAAAAATGGTTTCCAACGTCTTGCGGAAATTACTTATTGGGAAATTACGCCTGAGTTGTTGTCAGATCTGGCGCAGTCGGAGCCGGATTTACCCAACTTGTTACCTGTGAGTAATGCTGATGCTCAACTATTGTATCAACTAGATACAGCATCAATGCCCCCATTGGTACGTCAGGTATTTGATCGACAAACCCATGATTTTAAAACCACTTTTTTTGAAGCATTAACTCATGCTGCCAAACAATGGCTAAATCAAGTAGAAGTTGTTAGTGGTTATGTATTTGAACCTCAACGTAAAGCTGCGATTGGTTATTTTGAGATTGTGTTGCACCGCAAAGGGAAGGCAGCACACACGGCAACACTGACGGTTCACCCAGCATACACTTGGTTATATCCAGAGTTGTTATCACAACTTGCTCATGTTGTCCAGGAGTTTCCTAAGCAGTCGTTAAAAATTGCGTCGGCTGATTATCTCCCAGAAGGAGAAGAATATTTGGAGCGAATTGGTGCAAACAGAATTGAACATACATTAATTATGTCTCGCTCGGTGTGGCACAAAGTCAGGGAGTCCAAATTTGTCTCTTTGGAAGGAATTCAATTACCAGAGATGTTACAAGGGTTGCAACCAGCGCGTAAGCCAATTCCTGGGGGAATGTCTTGGCAAGAGCCGAAAAACAAGCTGAAAGAGCAAATTATCAAAAAGAATTCTGTGAATAATTCGGTTATGTTTCCTTACAAACCCTGTAATGTAGAGTTATCAACTGGTAACAGTGAAGTACCTCAAGGGCAGCAGGAGCCACGTAGTGGTTCATGA
- the bioU gene encoding (S)-8-amino-7-oxononanoate synthase BioU: protein MAIVLGKSKLTMNAKQARIGVLGFGGLGQAAACVLAPKSEMILVAAADKAGFAYANDGLAAKECIENYQARGSVGYFEPFGTLSNHSIEDLLDGNHQVDGYFLALPNLPNDFIPSVTKQFIQAGWRGVLVDAIKRTTAVEQLLAMGEELRAAGITYMTGCGATPGLLTAAAALAAQSYAEVHQVEITFGVGIANWEAYRATVREDIGHMPGYSVDVARAMTDAEVEALLDKTNGILKLENMEHADDVMLELAGICGRDRVTVGGIVDTRNPKKPLSTNVKVTGRTFEGKISTHTFTLGDETSMAANVCGPAFGYLKAGMQLHQRGIHGIFTAAEVMPKFVK from the coding sequence ATGGCAATTGTATTAGGTAAATCCAAATTGACTATGAATGCAAAACAAGCGCGGATTGGAGTATTAGGTTTCGGTGGACTAGGACAAGCTGCGGCTTGTGTACTGGCTCCAAAAAGTGAAATGATTTTGGTGGCAGCAGCAGATAAGGCTGGTTTTGCATATGCAAATGACGGTTTAGCCGCGAAGGAATGTATTGAAAACTATCAAGCACGGGGTTCTGTAGGATACTTTGAACCATTTGGAACCTTATCTAACCACAGCATTGAGGATTTGCTGGATGGGAATCATCAGGTGGATGGATATTTTCTGGCTTTGCCAAATTTGCCTAATGATTTTATACCTTCTGTCACCAAGCAATTTATTCAAGCTGGTTGGCGCGGTGTTTTGGTGGATGCAATCAAGCGCACCACGGCGGTTGAGCAACTGTTGGCAATGGGTGAGGAACTCCGAGCAGCGGGAATTACTTATATGACTGGGTGCGGAGCAACACCTGGATTACTAACTGCGGCGGCTGCCTTAGCGGCACAAAGTTATGCGGAAGTTCACCAAGTTGAGATTACTTTTGGTGTGGGAATTGCTAACTGGGAGGCATACCGGGCAACTGTACGGGAAGATATTGGACATATGCCAGGTTACAGTGTTGATGTTGCCAGGGCAATGACTGACGCTGAGGTGGAAGCGTTGTTAGATAAAACTAACGGTATTCTCAAGTTGGAGAATATGGAACATGCGGATGATGTAATGTTGGAATTGGCAGGAATTTGTGGACGCGATCGCGTTACAGTTGGAGGCATTGTGGATACTCGCAATCCCAAAAAACCCCTCAGCACCAACGTCAAAGTCACTGGACGCACTTTTGAAGGTAAGATTTCCACCCATACTTTTACTTTGGGTGATGAAACTAGTATGGCAGCTAATGTTTGTGGACCTGCTTTTGGTTATCTCAAAGCCGGGATGCAACTACATCAACGGGGAATCCACGGTATTTTTACTGCTGCGGAAGTGATGCCAAAGTTTGTGAAGTAA
- the ruvX gene encoding Holliday junction resolvase RuvX, protein MGEEVVSSPQSQQKNSKYVLALALDVGTKRIGVAGCDRTGLIATGITTIERTKWESDVEQIRQLVEEREINILVVGLPYSMDGSIGFQAKQTQKFAKKLSKILKLPVEYVDERLTSYQAEQMLLAERKSPSRHKGLIDRKAAALILQQWLDARKINVENRKY, encoded by the coding sequence TTGGGGGAAGAAGTTGTTTCTTCTCCTCAGTCGCAGCAAAAAAACTCTAAGTATGTTTTGGCTTTGGCTTTAGATGTTGGCACAAAACGCATTGGTGTGGCAGGATGCGATCGCACTGGGTTAATAGCTACTGGAATTACGACAATTGAACGTACCAAGTGGGAATCTGATGTTGAACAAATTCGTCAGTTGGTGGAAGAACGTGAAATCAACATTTTAGTAGTTGGTTTGCCCTACTCTATGGATGGTTCCATCGGGTTTCAAGCCAAACAAACTCAAAAATTCGCCAAAAAACTTAGTAAAATTCTGAAGTTGCCTGTGGAATATGTCGATGAGCGGTTAACTTCCTACCAAGCAGAACAGATGCTACTAGCAGAAAGAAAATCCCCCTCACGTCATAAAGGATTAATCGATCGTAAAGCCGCAGCCTTGATTCTGCAACAGTGGCTAGATGCTCGTAAGATAAATGTGGAAAATCGGAAATATTAA
- a CDS encoding NAD(P)/FAD-dependent oxidoreductase, which produces MRELLYLEIPTPDTDSVRDWLQTEFVPGIGEKRSTTSGCCLRMSGNTTTKGAIPENLLTELAIFVWSVQRTTYLKVFRWGESIFPGEGKIIQNLIKDIRIRFPHNYPEPPAIDLSQQSIFAALEPYYPLTAKYFQKMPNGEYDLQRVYWWEKRWREGVRNPQQPKQVIFGEIGEKPSASVPKYDLIYIGGALGVIHAAAMAKLGYKVLLIERLPFGRMNREWNISRDEIQCLVDLGLLSSSEVESIIAREYKDGFNKFFDSNNPPHLKAPILHTPNVLNLGLDSEKLLQVCGQKLKAMGGEIWDETEFLNVKISDSQVTLNLKNLGNQTEKQAHGRLLVDAMGTASPIAWQLNGIRAFDSVCPTVGAVIESGFEPGVWDSEYGDVLFSHGDVSRGRQLIWELFPASDEELTFYLFHYHQVNAENPGSLLEMYEDFFTILPEYRRCDMDKLVWKKPTFGYIPGHFSTSGRDRTVAFDRLVAIGDAASLQSPLVFTGFGSLVRNLERLTTLLDTALKHNLLKSHHLNQIRAFQSNIAVTWMFSKGMMVPTGKFIPPERINSMLNNFFGLLADEPMEVADNFIKDRFDWFTFNRLALKAARKNPALLLWIWELAGTKDLLRWLGNYINFSRHTIVSIVLASWFPNWIYRNQSWLESRYPALWLRLLTISYAIKIGKPPEKREFPPLKSITKTISEA; this is translated from the coding sequence ATGAGAGAACTACTTTACCTTGAAATTCCCACTCCGGATACAGATTCTGTGCGCGATTGGCTACAAACAGAATTTGTACCGGGAATTGGAGAGAAAAGATCAACGACCTCAGGTTGTTGCCTGAGAATGTCTGGTAATACAACTACAAAAGGAGCAATTCCCGAAAATTTACTGACGGAACTAGCTATTTTTGTTTGGTCTGTACAACGCACTACTTACCTCAAGGTATTCCGCTGGGGTGAAAGTATTTTTCCTGGGGAAGGAAAAATAATCCAAAATTTAATCAAAGATATTAGAATCCGTTTTCCCCACAACTATCCAGAGCCACCAGCAATTGATTTATCTCAACAATCAATTTTTGCAGCTTTGGAACCATATTATCCCCTCACGGCAAAATATTTTCAAAAAATGCCCAACGGGGAATATGATTTGCAGCGTGTTTATTGGTGGGAAAAGCGGTGGCGTGAGGGTGTGAGAAATCCCCAACAGCCGAAACAGGTCATTTTTGGGGAAATTGGGGAAAAACCTTCAGCTTCTGTGCCAAAATATGATCTAATCTATATTGGTGGTGCCTTGGGTGTAATCCATGCAGCGGCAATGGCAAAACTGGGTTATAAAGTTTTGTTGATAGAGAGATTACCCTTTGGTCGAATGAATCGAGAATGGAATATTTCCCGTGATGAAATTCAATGTTTAGTAGATTTGGGGTTATTAAGTTCATCTGAAGTGGAATCTATCATTGCCCGTGAATACAAAGATGGGTTTAATAAGTTCTTTGATAGTAATAATCCTCCCCATCTCAAAGCCCCAATTTTACATACTCCCAACGTGTTGAATCTTGGTTTAGATTCAGAAAAACTACTGCAAGTGTGCGGGCAAAAACTCAAAGCGATGGGTGGTGAGATTTGGGATGAAACAGAATTTTTGAATGTCAAAATTTCTGATTCCCAAGTGACATTAAATCTCAAAAACTTAGGAAATCAGACGGAAAAACAAGCTCATGGCAGACTATTAGTAGATGCAATGGGAACTGCATCACCCATTGCTTGGCAATTAAATGGAATTCGTGCCTTTGATAGTGTTTGCCCAACAGTAGGGGCTGTAATTGAGAGTGGTTTTGAGCCGGGAGTATGGGATTCTGAATATGGAGATGTCTTATTTAGCCATGGAGATGTGTCAAGGGGGAGACAGTTAATTTGGGAACTATTCCCAGCAAGTGATGAAGAATTAACCTTTTACCTATTCCACTATCATCAAGTCAACGCCGAAAATCCTGGTTCTCTGTTGGAAATGTACGAAGACTTTTTTACAATTTTGCCAGAGTATCGCCGTTGCGATATGGATAAACTGGTGTGGAAAAAGCCAACATTTGGATATATACCGGGTCATTTTAGTACGAGTGGACGCGATCGCACTGTGGCATTTGACCGCTTAGTAGCGATAGGAGATGCCGCTTCTCTACAATCACCGTTGGTTTTCACTGGATTTGGTTCCTTGGTACGGAATTTAGAACGTCTTACTACCCTCCTTGATACAGCACTCAAACATAATTTACTCAAATCACACCACCTCAACCAAATCCGTGCCTTCCAAAGTAATATTGCTGTCACCTGGATGTTTTCTAAGGGAATGATGGTTCCCACTGGAAAATTTATCCCCCCAGAAAGAATCAACTCCATGTTGAATAATTTCTTTGGCTTATTGGCAGATGAACCAATGGAAGTCGCAGACAACTTCATCAAAGATAGATTTGATTGGTTTACCTTCAATCGACTTGCCCTCAAAGCTGCCCGAAAAAACCCAGCTTTACTGTTGTGGATTTGGGAGTTAGCAGGGACAAAAGATTTGCTGCGGTGGCTAGGCAACTATATCAATTTTTCCCGCCACACAATTGTTAGTATTGTACTTGCTAGCTGGTTTCCAAACTGGATTTACCGGAATCAATCCTGGTTAGAATCTCGCTATCCCGCTTTATGGTTGCGACTACTGACGATTAGTTATGCCATCAAAATCGGGAAACCACCAGAAAAACGGGAGTTTCCCCCACTCAAATCAATAACAAAGACTATTTCTGAGGCTTGA
- a CDS encoding DUF3727 domain-containing protein has protein sequence MFSSQFPEDNDNDQNASITLTDEQGRLLDCYVEHSLLVEGQEYVLLLPVDSPVEIFAWQGDDEEEEAILVEDDATIDEIFATAQAVLSEQNLALKNTAYALTVAGELPPVEESELFTLEIEDDNADLEPEQLQLLATFYHEEQEYSIYTPLDPLLFFARTSKSGKPELLSPEEFRKVQPLLEEQLFNEVE, from the coding sequence ATGTTTTCCTCTCAATTTCCCGAAGACAATGACAACGATCAAAATGCCTCCATCACTTTAACAGATGAGCAAGGACGGCTACTAGATTGTTATGTCGAACACTCGCTTCTAGTAGAAGGGCAAGAGTACGTCTTACTTCTGCCTGTTGACTCCCCTGTCGAGATTTTTGCTTGGCAGGGTGATGATGAGGAAGAAGAAGCAATTTTAGTGGAAGATGATGCTACCATTGACGAAATTTTTGCTACAGCACAAGCTGTCCTTTCTGAGCAAAATTTAGCCCTCAAAAATACAGCGTATGCACTCACCGTCGCAGGGGAACTACCACCTGTTGAAGAGTCTGAACTCTTCACCCTCGAAATTGAAGACGATAATGCCGATTTAGAACCGGAACAACTTCAGTTGCTTGCCACTTTCTACCACGAAGAACAAGAGTATTCAATTTATACACCACTCGATCCACTTCTGTTTTTTGCACGCACAAGCAAATCAGGTAAACCAGAACTTTTATCACCCGAAGAATTCCGTAAGGTTCAACCGCTTTTAGAAGAACAGTTATTCAATGAAGTTGAATAA
- a CDS encoding ferredoxin, whose product MADFAPSSDNQEDGRSGLEPELGGLLRDEPERSGFEPELGGFFRQKGVYVDEITCIGCKYCAHVANNTFYIEPDYGRSRVVRQDGDSEEIIQEAIDTCPVNCIQWVDYTELKKLEEERRFQVIPVIGYPVEAAVAATQRRRNKLKSKNSKKPSY is encoded by the coding sequence ATGGCTGATTTTGCCCCGTCATCAGACAATCAAGAAGATGGGCGTTCTGGATTAGAACCGGAACTTGGAGGTTTGTTGCGAGATGAACCCGAACGTTCTGGTTTTGAACCAGAATTGGGTGGTTTCTTCCGCCAAAAAGGTGTTTATGTTGATGAGATTACCTGTATTGGCTGTAAATACTGTGCCCATGTTGCTAATAACACATTTTATATCGAACCAGACTATGGGCGATCGCGTGTAGTCAGACAAGATGGTGATTCGGAAGAAATTATCCAAGAAGCAATTGATACTTGTCCAGTTAATTGTATTCAGTGGGTAGATTATACGGAATTAAAAAAATTGGAAGAAGAACGTAGATTCCAAGTAATTCCAGTAATTGGATATCCGGTGGAAGCAGCTGTAGCTGCAACACAACGACGGCGAAATAAACTTAAATCAAAAAATAGTAAAAAGCCGAGTTATTAA
- a CDS encoding DUF2997 domain-containing protein produces METLEFIIYPDGRVQEKVTGIVGASCAEVTAAIEAQLGKVVNQQPTSEFFAKQHLSSELANTQSAFSDW; encoded by the coding sequence ATGGAAACATTAGAATTTATCATTTATCCGGATGGACGGGTACAAGAAAAAGTCACTGGCATTGTTGGGGCTTCCTGTGCTGAAGTAACTGCGGCAATCGAAGCGCAGTTAGGAAAAGTGGTAAATCAGCAGCCAACCTCAGAATTTTTTGCCAAACAACACCTGTCATCAGAATTGGCAAATACACAATCCGCTTTCAGTGATTGGTAA
- a CDS encoding YqeG family HAD IIIA-type phosphatase: MTWNNLLQPDLILEAPILDLTPGMIQKYGLKGLVLDVDETLVPMKTAEVSTELRGWIEEIRKVASLCLVSNNISENRIGGIARSLDLPYYLGAAKPSRRKIRAALQQMDLPVNEVGMVGDRLFTDVVAGNRLGMFTILVDPIIHPGAALRSHPIQNLEVLISQILGVSIPAKKQRVTGVHKSSDN, encoded by the coding sequence ATGACTTGGAACAATCTGTTACAGCCCGATTTAATTTTAGAAGCACCAATTCTCGATTTAACACCAGGGATGATTCAAAAATATGGTTTAAAAGGCTTAGTTTTGGATGTGGATGAAACCTTGGTACCAATGAAAACGGCTGAAGTGTCCACTGAATTACGAGGGTGGATTGAGGAAATTAGAAAAGTTGCTAGTTTGTGTTTAGTTAGTAATAACATCAGCGAAAATCGCATTGGTGGAATTGCTCGCTCTTTAGATCTACCTTACTACTTAGGTGCTGCTAAACCATCTCGCCGCAAAATTCGAGCAGCATTGCAACAAATGGATTTACCTGTTAACGAAGTGGGGATGGTAGGCGATCGCTTGTTTACAGATGTTGTTGCTGGGAACCGATTGGGAATGTTTACAATCCTAGTTGACCCAATCATACATCCTGGTGCCGCACTGCGATCGCATCCCATCCAAAACCTGGAAGTTTTGATTTCCCAAATTTTAGGTGTATCGATTCCAGCTAAGAAACAAAGAGTTACAGGTGTTCACAAATCTTCAGATAATTAA
- a CDS encoding Uma2 family endonuclease, translating into MQSPVNMFTIEEYLKLEQTSEIRHEYFGGQVFAMSGGSKQHNLISGNTYSRLRSHLRGGDCSVFMADMKVRIELVNQNKNIYYYPDVIVSCDSQDQERFFLNYPCLIIEVLSPSTELTDRREKLVNYRTLESLQEYVLISQDEIKVEVYRRDAEGNWLLEILGKDDELQLDSINFNLMMAEIYEDVIKI; encoded by the coding sequence ATGCAGTCCCCTGTAAACATGTTCACCATCGAAGAATACCTGAAGTTAGAACAAACCAGCGAAATTCGTCACGAATACTTTGGTGGGCAAGTATTTGCCATGTCTGGAGGTAGCAAGCAACATAATCTGATATCTGGAAACACATACTCACGCTTACGCTCTCATTTACGGGGTGGTGACTGTAGCGTTTTTATGGCTGACATGAAAGTCAGGATCGAACTGGTTAATCAAAATAAGAATATATATTACTATCCCGATGTCATAGTTAGTTGCGACTCTCAAGATCAAGAGCGTTTTTTCTTAAATTATCCCTGCTTAATTATAGAAGTCCTATCACCTAGCACAGAACTTACAGATAGACGGGAAAAGCTAGTTAATTATCGCACTTTAGAAAGCTTGCAGGAATATGTATTAATTTCCCAAGATGAAATCAAAGTAGAAGTTTATCGTCGAGATGCTGAAGGTAATTGGTTGTTAGAAATCTTAGGGAAAGATGACGAGTTGCAGCTAGATTCCATTAATTTCAATTTGATGATGGCAGAAATTTACGAAGATGTAATCAAAATTTAA
- a CDS encoding YiaA/YiaB family inner membrane protein codes for MKHPNPQKDSSAWIIQTWAAFILSISMTTIGIVNLPVNNWIKGFMGMGLSFTVGSSFTVAKTMRDLHETRKLTARIDEAKVERLLSQHDI; via the coding sequence ATGAAACACCCAAATCCTCAAAAAGATAGTTCTGCTTGGATTATCCAAACATGGGCTGCGTTTATCCTCTCCATCTCCATGACTACAATTGGTATAGTTAATTTACCTGTGAATAATTGGATCAAAGGTTTTATGGGTATGGGTTTATCCTTTACTGTAGGTTCCAGTTTCACAGTTGCTAAAACCATGCGAGATTTACATGAAACTCGCAAACTAACCGCTCGAATTGATGAGGCAAAAGTTGAGCGTTTACTTTCTCAGCATGACATCTAA
- a CDS encoding DUF1257 domain-containing protein produces the protein MSHFSQIKTQIRNLDSLKDALNDLNVDWKSGPSQVRGYRGQTHDAEVTIQQENGYDVGFRWNGQEYELVADLQYWQQDLSVEGFLRQITQRYAFHTVMKETARAGFQVAEQQKNEDGSIRLVVQRWSA, from the coding sequence ATGTCACACTTTAGTCAAATCAAGACCCAAATTCGTAACCTTGATTCTTTAAAAGATGCGTTAAATGATTTAAATGTGGATTGGAAATCGGGTCCAAGTCAGGTGCGTGGTTATCGCGGTCAAACCCATGATGCAGAAGTTACCATCCAGCAGGAAAATGGTTATGATGTTGGCTTCAGATGGAATGGTCAAGAATACGAGTTGGTGGCTGATTTACAATATTGGCAACAAGATTTATCAGTAGAAGGATTTCTACGTCAAATTACGCAGCGTTATGCTTTCCACACTGTAATGAAAGAAACCGCCCGTGCCGGGTTTCAAGTTGCAGAACAACAAAAAAATGAAGATGGTTCAATCCGCTTGGTAGTGCAGCGCTGGAGTGCGTAA